One segment of Curtobacterium sp. MR_MD2014 DNA contains the following:
- a CDS encoding acyltransferase family protein: MRNQLRSVQALRFLAAVLVVIVHACAYTAQRFPGAWSSAEDLGHLGVWLFFSISGFVMVFVTDRELATSGQVRAARFLRKRLARIVPLYWTMTAVKLVLTGMFASQMTNAKSDPLTVLRSLLFIPVRNEAGDLQPVWGVGWTLVFEASFYVLVAAALLLRVDPVRLAAPVLCGASLLWLLRPESGSAMWFYADPAVLCFLAGMLIARQGRKPFVRTVAAIVALSVFTALLHSVKEGESSGSAGVSFFAISALLCAAVRYDSAIRTYIPRWLAHGGTTSYSLYMLHPLIGPGVVWWVQAIAPAAPWPIPVCLAVVAPVLVAPLAYRHFERPLNALVARLAQGSRHAPDAEPTIRPAPCAATRGTDTSRTIGP, encoded by the coding sequence ATGCGCAACCAGCTCCGATCCGTGCAGGCTCTTCGGTTCCTCGCGGCGGTTCTGGTCGTGATCGTGCACGCCTGCGCGTACACCGCGCAGCGCTTCCCAGGGGCCTGGTCCAGCGCCGAGGATCTCGGCCACCTCGGCGTCTGGCTCTTCTTCAGCATCAGCGGGTTCGTGATGGTCTTCGTCACCGATCGCGAGCTGGCAACCAGCGGCCAGGTCAGGGCCGCTCGTTTCCTCCGCAAGCGCCTTGCGCGGATCGTGCCGCTCTACTGGACGATGACCGCGGTCAAGTTGGTCCTCACCGGGATGTTCGCCTCCCAGATGACGAACGCCAAGTCAGATCCCCTGACGGTCCTGCGCTCGCTACTGTTCATCCCGGTCCGTAACGAAGCGGGAGACCTGCAGCCGGTCTGGGGTGTCGGCTGGACACTCGTCTTCGAAGCATCGTTCTACGTGCTCGTTGCCGCCGCGCTGCTCCTGCGGGTCGATCCGGTGCGACTCGCAGCCCCAGTACTCTGCGGCGCGTCCCTGCTCTGGCTCCTCCGCCCCGAGTCGGGCTCTGCGATGTGGTTCTACGCAGACCCGGCAGTCCTCTGCTTCTTGGCGGGCATGCTGATCGCACGGCAGGGGCGGAAGCCCTTCGTACGCACCGTTGCCGCGATCGTCGCGTTGTCCGTGTTCACCGCCCTGCTGCACTCCGTCAAGGAAGGCGAATCCAGCGGTTCCGCCGGCGTCTCCTTCTTCGCGATCTCCGCGCTGCTCTGCGCTGCGGTTCGGTACGACTCCGCGATCCGCACGTACATCCCCCGGTGGCTCGCGCACGGAGGCACCACCTCGTACTCGCTCTACATGCTGCATCCGCTGATCGGGCCGGGCGTCGTGTGGTGGGTCCAGGCGATCGCACCAGCGGCTCCGTGGCCGATTCCGGTGTGCCTCGCGGTCGTGGCACCCGTGCTGGTCGCTCCGCTGGCGTACCGACACTTCGAGCGCCCTCTCAACGCGTTGGTCGCGCGCCTTGCACAAGGCTCAAGACATGCGCCCGACGCAGAGCCGACAATCCGTCCGGCTCCGTGCGCCGCGACGCGGGGGACGGACACGAGCAGGACCATCGGTCCATGA
- a CDS encoding LacI family DNA-binding transcriptional regulator, whose product MSAQRTAPPTVYDVASQAGVSIATVSRVLRTPDAVREGTRDRVQAAIRSLGYVPSGNARALAGKRTGVVGLLLPGFDVVPDERPDLVTDGGVRVVDDRRHVTQPFSSNLYFDEVLRGAETEAWQRGLALMVAAGRGSSRDVIVNDVAGRVDGLAVLAQTVPDDLLEHVARRIPVVVLADDRRSHGFDSVSVDNAAGMRTLASHVIGRLGIRSLAYLAGPIDSPDDIERSAGFRQALADNDLAASDVRVVHGDFGRARARELASALFDGVDVPRGVICSNDQSALGVLDAAGARGLRVPEDVVVTGFDGIDAGRFSTPPLTTVHQPMGELGRAAVRAIVDRFERREGPPRAVRLPVEVLLRESCPPSM is encoded by the coding sequence ATGAGCGCGCAGCGCACCGCACCTCCCACGGTCTACGACGTCGCGTCCCAGGCCGGCGTGTCCATCGCCACCGTCTCCCGCGTGCTCCGCACGCCGGACGCCGTCCGTGAGGGCACCCGCGACCGCGTGCAGGCGGCGATCCGGAGCCTCGGCTACGTGCCGTCCGGCAACGCACGCGCCCTGGCCGGCAAGCGGACTGGCGTGGTCGGCCTGCTGCTGCCGGGGTTCGACGTCGTCCCGGACGAGCGACCCGACCTCGTCACGGACGGTGGCGTCCGGGTGGTCGACGACCGACGCCACGTCACGCAACCGTTCTCGTCGAACCTGTACTTCGACGAGGTCCTGCGCGGTGCCGAGACCGAGGCGTGGCAGCGGGGGCTCGCCCTGATGGTGGCGGCCGGGCGGGGGTCCTCGCGGGACGTCATCGTGAACGACGTCGCGGGTCGGGTCGACGGCCTCGCGGTACTCGCGCAGACGGTGCCCGACGACCTGCTCGAGCACGTCGCCCGGCGCATCCCGGTCGTGGTGCTCGCGGACGACCGGCGCTCGCACGGCTTCGACTCAGTGAGCGTCGACAACGCCGCGGGCATGCGCACGCTCGCCTCGCACGTGATCGGTCGGCTCGGGATCCGCTCGCTGGCGTACCTGGCGGGGCCGATCGACTCTCCGGACGACATCGAGCGTTCGGCGGGCTTCCGCCAGGCGCTCGCCGACAACGACCTGGCGGCGTCCGACGTGCGGGTGGTGCACGGCGACTTCGGGCGCGCACGGGCTCGTGAGCTCGCGTCGGCCCTGTTCGACGGAGTCGACGTCCCCCGCGGGGTGATCTGCTCGAACGACCAGTCCGCGCTCGGCGTGCTCGACGCCGCCGGGGCGCGGGGGCTGCGCGTCCCCGAGGACGTCGTGGTGACCGGCTTCGACGGCATCGACGCCGGGCGCTTCTCGACGCCGCCCCTGACGACGGTGCACCAGCCGATGGGGGAGCTCGGTCGTGCGGCCGTCCGGGCGATCGTCGACCGGTTCGAGCGGCGGGAGGGGCCCCCGCGCGCTGTGCGGCTGCCGGTCGAGGTGCTGCTGCGCGAGAGCTGCCCGCCCTCGATGTAG